A portion of the Edaphobacter lichenicola genome contains these proteins:
- a CDS encoding biotin--[acetyl-CoA-carboxylase] ligase has protein sequence MTDSFDAPGVSASLAGTPFAGRLQHLATVDSTNLLALAAAQAGAPHGSVWIADEQTAGRGRGGHGWHSTAGDGLYVSVLLRPQIALADALWLSLATGLAAQSAIATMTGLKLDIRWPNDLLIGEKKVGGILVETSTPASQSDTPAILRYAVIGVGINVNHHSFPPELETLATSLHCESSKHWPREHLLIEFLRALEQQVAQLEAELRGQSTGATLLDRFAASSTWVRGKRVRVDETGGYTGVTTGLDPRGFLLVAGDDGVLHTVISGGVRSY, from the coding sequence GTGACTGATTCGTTCGACGCACCCGGCGTCTCAGCGTCTCTCGCCGGCACTCCCTTCGCAGGCCGCCTGCAACATCTCGCGACCGTAGACTCCACTAACCTCCTGGCTCTTGCTGCCGCACAAGCAGGCGCTCCTCATGGCAGCGTCTGGATCGCAGACGAGCAGACCGCAGGACGAGGACGCGGCGGCCACGGATGGCACTCCACCGCAGGCGATGGCCTCTACGTCAGCGTTCTCCTCCGCCCACAAATTGCACTAGCCGACGCTCTCTGGCTTTCGCTGGCGACTGGCCTCGCTGCACAGTCAGCCATCGCAACGATGACAGGCCTCAAACTCGACATCCGCTGGCCAAACGATCTTCTGATCGGCGAAAAAAAGGTTGGCGGCATTCTCGTAGAAACCTCCACCCCCGCCTCACAATCAGACACACCCGCGATACTGCGATACGCCGTTATCGGCGTCGGCATCAACGTAAACCATCACAGCTTTCCTCCAGAACTCGAAACACTCGCCACCTCGTTGCATTGCGAGAGCAGTAAACATTGGCCAAGGGAGCATCTGCTGATCGAGTTCTTGCGAGCACTGGAGCAGCAGGTAGCACAACTCGAAGCAGAGTTACGCGGGCAGTCCACAGGTGCCACGCTATTAGATCGATTCGCTGCCTCCTCAACCTGGGTCCGCGGTAAACGCGTTCGTGTCGACGAGACCGGCGGCTATACTGGCGTGACGACTGGGCTCGATCCACGCGGCTTTCTGCTCGTGGCTGGCGACGACGGAGTCTTGCACACCGTAATCTCAGGCGGCGTTCGGTCGTATTGA
- a CDS encoding ATP-binding response regulator, producing MSRVLIIGSHTPISREIGRALTAARLPTVYSAGPADALKRLRARHFDVVITSADSDIDENLALLEEMRSIRPDLKCIVLAQYSTPDKVIAALKARVFGCFTPPFDTQEIATLVAKAASDNQSRDDIEILSARPGWVSIRANCRLVTAERLLSFAKELSAQLPEDKRQEIIQAFREILMNAMEHGAKFNPEQVVEVNAIRTARTMVFRVRDPGTGFQKESLTHAAIGNPATDPTAHILLRKEQGMRAGGYGLLLASGTVDELIYNATGNEVILIKYLD from the coding sequence ATGAGCCGAGTTCTCATCATCGGAAGTCACACCCCGATCAGCCGCGAGATCGGCCGCGCACTCACTGCGGCTCGCTTGCCCACGGTCTATTCGGCAGGCCCCGCCGACGCACTGAAGCGCCTGCGTGCCCGGCACTTCGACGTCGTCATCACCAGCGCCGATAGCGACATCGATGAGAACCTCGCGCTTCTTGAAGAGATGCGTTCCATACGGCCCGACCTGAAGTGCATCGTCCTGGCCCAATACAGCACCCCCGACAAGGTCATCGCCGCCCTGAAAGCCCGGGTCTTCGGCTGTTTCACCCCTCCCTTCGATACGCAGGAGATCGCGACCCTGGTCGCCAAGGCAGCATCCGACAACCAATCGCGAGACGACATCGAAATCCTCTCAGCGCGCCCCGGTTGGGTCTCCATCCGCGCCAACTGCCGCCTCGTCACAGCCGAGCGCCTTCTCTCCTTTGCAAAAGAGCTCAGCGCCCAACTGCCCGAGGACAAGAGACAAGAGATCATCCAGGCCTTCCGCGAGATCCTCATGAACGCAATGGAACACGGAGCGAAGTTCAATCCCGAGCAGGTCGTTGAAGTGAACGCCATTCGCACCGCCCGCACCATGGTCTTCCGCGTTCGCGACCCCGGCACCGGCTTCCAGAAAGAATCCCTCACCCACGCAGCCATTGGAAATCCCGCTACCGACCCCACCGCCCACATCCTGCTCCGCAAAGAACAGGGAATGCGCGCCGGAGGATACGGTCTTCTCCTCGCAAGCGGCACCGTAGACGAGCTGATCTACAACGCAACCGGCAACGAAGTTATCCTCATCAAGTACCTGGACTGA
- a CDS encoding DUF2252 domain-containing protein, producing the protein MQKKIVEIKPTDRQAVLEDRRRLKMARSAHAYVRGSTLQFYEWLKTDSSAKLPQGPPIWICGDCHVGNLGPVANADGKVEIEIRDLDQTVIGNPAHDLIRLGLSLATASRSSDLPGVTTALMMEQMIKGYQQAMLPQRAKKATKDAKKVQPVETVLHQAVNREWRHLAQERIEDVKPTIPLGERFWALSDEEKAEITKLFETEQARKLITSLKHRDDDAKIRVLDAAYWMKGCSSLGRLRYAVLLGVGPKKDKEYCLVDIKEAIRAAAPAAKNADMPKDFAQRVVTGACNLSPYLGERMLAAKFLSRSVFLRELMPQDLKLEMDRLTREEAIAAASYLAGVVGKAHARQMNAATRKRWAAQLSQNQSKNLNAPNWMWRSIVELIASHETAYLEHCRLYATA; encoded by the coding sequence ATGCAGAAAAAAATAGTTGAAATCAAGCCAACAGATCGTCAAGCCGTTCTGGAAGATCGCCGCCGCCTGAAGATGGCCCGGTCCGCCCACGCCTACGTCCGTGGAAGCACGCTGCAGTTCTACGAGTGGCTCAAAACCGACTCATCCGCAAAGCTCCCACAAGGTCCACCTATCTGGATCTGCGGCGACTGCCACGTCGGCAACCTCGGCCCCGTCGCCAACGCAGACGGCAAGGTCGAAATTGAGATCCGCGACCTCGACCAGACCGTCATCGGCAACCCCGCCCACGACCTCATCCGCCTCGGCCTCTCGCTCGCCACCGCCTCCCGAAGCTCCGACCTGCCCGGCGTCACCACCGCCCTCATGATGGAGCAGATGATCAAGGGCTACCAGCAGGCGATGCTCCCACAGCGCGCGAAGAAGGCCACGAAAGACGCAAAAAAGGTACAGCCCGTCGAAACCGTTCTCCACCAGGCAGTCAATCGCGAGTGGCGTCATCTCGCGCAGGAGCGGATCGAAGACGTCAAACCAACCATCCCGCTCGGCGAGCGCTTCTGGGCCCTATCCGACGAAGAGAAGGCAGAGATCACCAAACTCTTTGAGACCGAACAGGCACGCAAGCTCATCACCTCGCTCAAGCACCGCGACGACGACGCAAAGATTCGCGTACTCGACGCAGCCTACTGGATGAAGGGCTGCAGCTCCCTCGGTCGCCTCCGTTACGCCGTCCTCCTCGGCGTCGGTCCAAAGAAAGACAAGGAGTATTGCCTCGTCGATATCAAAGAGGCCATCCGCGCCGCCGCGCCCGCCGCAAAAAACGCCGACATGCCGAAAGACTTCGCCCAGCGTGTCGTGACCGGCGCCTGCAACCTGTCACCCTATCTCGGCGAGCGCATGCTGGCCGCAAAGTTTCTCTCTCGTTCCGTCTTCCTGCGCGAGCTGATGCCCCAGGACCTCAAGCTCGAGATGGACCGCCTCACCCGCGAAGAGGCCATCGCCGCCGCCAGCTACCTCGCCGGTGTCGTCGGCAAGGCCCACGCCCGTCAAATGAACGCCGCCACCCGCAAACGATGGGCAGCGCAATTAAGTCAAAACCAATCCAAAAACTTGAACGCTCCAAACTGGATGTGGCGCAGCATCGTAGAACTCATCGCCAGTCACGAAACCGCCTACCTCGAACACTGCCGCCTCTACGCAACAGCCTAA
- a CDS encoding LIC_13387 family protein, producing the protein MRAVVWLRVAAGLMLLFAIGHTYGFWTFRPHAAEGRAVWDAMNGVNFSEAGSTFSYGGFYKGFGLSISATQLFIAWLTWMLASMAKRASNDARTIAWGLFAVQCVGFVLSLVYFAVPPAVLSALGALCFMMGAVSMPRCDGEGT; encoded by the coding sequence ATGAGGGCGGTTGTGTGGTTGCGCGTTGCGGCTGGGTTGATGCTGCTGTTTGCGATCGGGCATACGTACGGCTTTTGGACCTTCCGTCCGCATGCGGCGGAGGGTCGAGCGGTGTGGGATGCGATGAACGGCGTTAACTTTTCCGAGGCGGGCTCGACGTTCAGCTATGGCGGGTTCTATAAAGGTTTCGGTTTGTCTATCTCGGCGACTCAACTCTTTATTGCCTGGCTGACTTGGATGCTGGCTTCGATGGCGAAGCGCGCGAGTAACGATGCGCGCACGATTGCCTGGGGATTGTTTGCTGTGCAGTGCGTTGGTTTTGTGCTGTCGCTCGTCTACTTTGCGGTTCCTCCCGCGGTGTTGTCGGCGCTGGGGGCGCTGTGTTTTATGATGGGCGCGGTTTCGATGCCGAGGTGCGATGGTGAGGGCACTTGA
- a CDS encoding type III pantothenate kinase produces MLLAMDVGNTNTVLGLYRLANDAANPATGPELVSNWRITTPSSKQTSDEFGILLRNLFSLKGLEIGVVDGIAISSVVPPLDSTLRQVCELYFHIKPVFIEPGVKTGIPVLTDNPAELGADRIVNCVAAFERFGGPCIVVDMGTATTFDVLSKKGEFLGGAIAPGLGISADALFSRAARLPRIDIKKPAKVIGTGTVDNIQIGLYYGYIGLVDGILERMIAEMGPETKTVATGGLARLIAGGSKYIGAVDEMLTLTGLRLIYERNLDKHRKRGA; encoded by the coding sequence ATGCTACTGGCGATGGATGTCGGCAATACCAACACGGTCCTCGGACTCTACCGTCTGGCGAACGACGCGGCCAACCCAGCCACCGGACCAGAGCTGGTATCGAACTGGCGAATCACCACACCATCCTCAAAACAGACTAGCGATGAGTTCGGAATTCTGCTGAGAAATCTGTTTTCACTCAAAGGCCTGGAGATTGGCGTGGTCGACGGAATTGCAATCTCCTCCGTAGTCCCCCCCTTGGACTCGACACTGCGGCAGGTCTGCGAGCTCTACTTCCACATCAAGCCAGTGTTCATCGAACCCGGCGTGAAGACAGGCATTCCTGTTTTGACAGACAATCCCGCAGAGCTCGGCGCCGATCGAATCGTCAACTGCGTCGCAGCGTTTGAGCGCTTCGGTGGCCCTTGCATCGTAGTTGACATGGGCACCGCGACCACCTTCGACGTTCTCTCGAAGAAGGGAGAATTTCTCGGCGGCGCAATCGCCCCGGGCCTGGGCATCTCAGCCGACGCACTCTTCTCCCGTGCCGCTCGCCTGCCGCGAATCGACATCAAAAAGCCCGCCAAGGTCATTGGAACCGGCACCGTCGACAACATCCAGATCGGTCTCTACTACGGCTACATCGGACTCGTCGACGGAATCCTGGAACGGATGATCGCAGAGATGGGACCCGAGACGAAAACCGTCGCCACCGGCGGCTTGGCAAGACTGATCGCCGGCGGCTCAAAGTACATCGGAGCCGTTGACGAAATGCTCACCCTTACCGGCCTCCGCCTCATCTACGAGCGCAATCTGGACAAACACAGAAAGCGCGGAGCCTGA
- a CDS encoding valine--tRNA ligase has translation MSQELPKAYDPSVIEQRWAEYWVKEHLFDVPTPETTHDSAKKFTILLPPPNVTGRLHMGHMLNQAEMDILTRWHRMRGETALWVPGTDHAGIATQMMVERQLKEEGKNRKDLGRAAFVEKVWAWREVYGGAILDQMKRLGASVDWSREYFTMDDRLSPAVNEAFVRLYEQGLIYRGAYIVNWDPSIQTAVSDLEVEHEERVGKLYHIRYPLADGTGSIVIATTRPETMLGDVAVAVNPTDERYLALQGKLVRLPRSGVNGGPAREIPILADDWAKPEFGTGAVKVTPAHDANDFAIGQRHNLPNLTILDETAHVLLPGSPYHGLDRYAAREKIVADLEALNLLVEIKEHTNSIGLSQRTGVVIEPRLSQQWFLAVNKTPNTGGDSIAAKAIAAVAQGHIKFTPDQYRKTYDEWMKNIYDWCISRQLWWGHRIPAWHCKSCAGITVSRTTPTTCGNCNSADITQETDVLDTWFSSGLLPFTVFGWPNTNPDTGTPDLTPDLATFYPTQLLVTGFDILFFWVARMVMLGTHFMLDVPMPDGSKRTLADAVPFREVYIHGLVRDADRQKMSKTKGNVINPIDIIERFGTDAVRFTLASMASPGTDIAFSEARTEGYRAFANKIWNAARFLFMNIENAKAAGYKMTMRDTNTVTELPADTPLETRWIFDRLSAVSTEVERALTDYRFDEAANAIYQFFWGEFCDWYLELVKLRLNFTEGAEPNPTTALTLASLVGVFESALRLLSPFMPFLTEELWHALYNGAPPAKSIALTRYPQATDFPADPVATSAMKTLQELIVTVRALRKDLGVPEKEAAPITIHASNRINALADANQDVLAKMARVQAVEFASEPLTGTNARSTADFDVAVLYERQIDVPAERERLTKDLAKFEKGLAAAEKQLSNEAFTAKAPAHIIEGLRKQSAETRILYDKTKAALDALGN, from the coding sequence ATGAGCCAGGAACTTCCAAAAGCATACGATCCGTCAGTTATTGAACAACGCTGGGCCGAGTACTGGGTCAAGGAACACCTGTTTGACGTTCCCACACCTGAAACTACGCACGACTCTGCAAAGAAGTTCACCATTCTTTTGCCGCCGCCCAACGTCACCGGCCGTCTCCACATGGGCCACATGCTCAACCAGGCCGAGATGGACATCCTCACCCGCTGGCATCGCATGCGCGGCGAAACCGCCCTCTGGGTCCCCGGCACCGACCACGCCGGTATCGCCACCCAGATGATGGTCGAGCGCCAGCTCAAAGAAGAGGGCAAAAACCGCAAAGATCTCGGTCGCGCCGCCTTCGTCGAAAAGGTCTGGGCCTGGCGCGAAGTCTACGGCGGCGCCATCCTCGATCAGATGAAGCGCCTCGGCGCCTCCGTCGACTGGTCCCGCGAGTACTTCACCATGGACGACCGCCTCTCCCCCGCCGTCAACGAGGCCTTCGTCCGCCTCTACGAGCAGGGCCTCATCTATCGCGGCGCCTACATCGTCAACTGGGACCCAAGCATCCAGACCGCCGTCTCCGACCTCGAAGTCGAGCACGAGGAACGCGTCGGCAAGCTCTACCACATCCGCTACCCACTAGCCGACGGAACCGGCTCCATCGTCATCGCCACCACCCGCCCCGAGACCATGCTCGGCGACGTAGCCGTAGCCGTGAACCCAACCGACGAGCGCTACCTGGCCCTTCAAGGCAAGCTAGTCCGCTTACCGCGAAGCGGCGTCAATGGGGGTCCAGCACGCGAGATCCCCATCCTCGCCGATGACTGGGCCAAACCCGAGTTCGGCACCGGCGCCGTCAAGGTCACACCCGCGCACGACGCCAACGACTTCGCCATCGGCCAGCGCCACAACCTGCCCAATCTCACCATCCTCGACGAGACCGCACACGTCCTCCTCCCCGGCTCGCCCTACCACGGCCTCGACCGCTACGCCGCCCGCGAAAAGATCGTAGCCGACCTCGAAGCCCTCAACCTCCTCGTCGAAATCAAGGAGCACACCAACTCCATCGGCCTCTCCCAGCGCACCGGCGTCGTCATCGAGCCGCGCCTCTCCCAGCAGTGGTTCCTCGCCGTCAACAAAACACCCAACACCGGCGGCGACAGCATCGCAGCCAAAGCCATCGCAGCCGTCGCTCAGGGCCACATCAAGTTCACGCCCGACCAGTACCGCAAAACCTACGACGAGTGGATGAAGAACATCTACGACTGGTGCATCTCCCGCCAGCTCTGGTGGGGCCATCGCATCCCCGCCTGGCACTGCAAGTCCTGCGCGGGCATCACCGTCTCACGCACCACGCCGACCACATGCGGCAACTGCAACTCCGCCGACATCACCCAGGAGACCGACGTACTCGACACCTGGTTCTCCTCCGGCCTGCTTCCCTTCACCGTCTTCGGCTGGCCCAACACGAACCCCGACACCGGCACGCCGGACCTCACCCCCGACCTCGCAACCTTCTACCCCACGCAGCTCCTCGTCACCGGCTTCGACATCCTCTTCTTTTGGGTCGCCCGCATGGTCATGCTCGGCACTCACTTCATGCTCGACGTCCCCATGCCGGACGGCAGCAAGCGCACCCTCGCCGACGCCGTCCCCTTCCGCGAGGTCTACATCCACGGCCTCGTCCGCGACGCCGACCGCCAGAAGATGTCCAAGACCAAGGGCAACGTCATCAACCCCATCGACATCATCGAGCGCTTCGGCACCGATGCCGTCCGCTTCACCCTCGCCTCCATGGCCTCACCCGGCACCGACATCGCCTTCAGCGAAGCCCGCACCGAAGGCTACCGCGCCTTCGCCAACAAAATCTGGAACGCCGCCCGCTTCCTCTTCATGAACATCGAAAACGCGAAGGCGGCCGGCTACAAGATGACGATGCGCGACACCAACACCGTCACCGAACTCCCAGCCGACACCCCACTCGAAACCCGTTGGATCTTCGACCGCCTCAGCGCCGTCTCCACCGAAGTCGAACGCGCGCTCACCGACTACCGCTTTGACGAAGCCGCCAACGCCATCTACCAATTCTTCTGGGGCGAGTTCTGCGACTGGTACCTCGAACTCGTCAAACTCCGCCTCAACTTCACCGAAGGCGCCGAGCCCAACCCAACCACCGCCCTAACCCTCGCGTCTCTCGTAGGCGTCTTCGAGAGCGCACTCCGCCTCCTCAGCCCCTTCATGCCCTTCCTCACCGAAGAGCTCTGGCACGCCCTCTACAACGGTGCACCGCCAGCCAAGTCCATCGCACTCACCCGCTACCCGCAAGCCACTGACTTCCCCGCCGACCCCGTCGCCACCAGCGCGATGAAGACGCTGCAAGAACTCATCGTCACCGTTCGCGCTCTACGCAAAGACCTCGGCGTCCCCGAAAAAGAAGCCGCGCCCATCACCATCCACGCCAGCAACCGCATCAATGCGCTAGCCGACGCAAATCAGGACGTCCTCGCAAAGATGGCGCGCGTACAAGCCGTCGAGTTCGCCAGCGAGCCACTCACCGGCACCAACGCACGCAGCACCGCAGACTTCGACGTAGCCGTACTCTACGAGCGTCAGATCGACGTCCCCGCCGAACGCGAACGCCTCACCAAAGACCTAGCCAAATTCGAAAAGGGATTAGCCGCCGCCGAAAAACAACTCAGCAACGAAGCCTTCACAGCCAAAGCCCCAGCTCACATCATCGAAGGCCTGCGCAAGCAATCCGCCGAAACCCGCATCCTCTACGACAAAACCAAAGCTGCCTTAGACGCTCTCGGCAATTGA
- the nadC gene encoding carboxylating nicotinate-nucleotide diphosphorylase → MDWKSKRIRTILEAALAEDKVANDVTTALTIDPGLRASGTIVAKQACVISGLGCIPVFLDIFAKMSTVPPGRFEVVSHPEIFDGVKVKKGQTIAVIRHNAASILACERVILNLMQRMSGIATLTNEFVKAVAGTKTKVLDTRKTIPGLRALDKYAVCCGGGVNHRLDLQDGILIKNNHISLGGGLPAVLERALQGRKTGQVVQVEVRSQIELDQAIAGKAESILLDNMTPSQVKKAVKQIRATLPNVPIEASGNMNLKTVRAYALAGVDFVSVGALTHSAAAADLSMRITADIY, encoded by the coding sequence ATGGACTGGAAGAGCAAACGGATTCGCACCATCCTTGAAGCTGCCCTGGCGGAAGATAAAGTAGCCAACGACGTCACCACCGCTCTCACCATCGATCCAGGCCTCCGCGCCTCCGGCACCATCGTCGCCAAGCAGGCCTGCGTCATCTCCGGCCTCGGCTGTATCCCCGTCTTTCTCGACATCTTCGCCAAGATGTCCACCGTCCCACCCGGCCGCTTCGAAGTCGTCAGCCACCCCGAGATCTTCGACGGCGTTAAGGTCAAGAAGGGCCAGACTATCGCGGTCATCCGTCACAACGCCGCGTCAATCCTGGCCTGCGAGCGCGTCATCCTCAACCTCATGCAACGCATGAGCGGCATCGCCACGCTCACCAACGAGTTCGTCAAAGCCGTCGCAGGCACAAAAACCAAGGTCCTCGACACTCGCAAAACAATCCCCGGCCTGCGCGCCCTCGACAAATACGCTGTCTGCTGCGGCGGCGGCGTCAATCACCGCCTCGATCTGCAAGACGGAATCCTCATCAAAAACAATCACATCTCCTTAGGCGGCGGCCTCCCAGCAGTGTTGGAACGCGCTCTACAAGGCCGCAAGACTGGACAAGTCGTCCAGGTCGAAGTCCGCAGCCAGATCGAACTCGACCAGGCAATCGCCGGCAAAGCAGAGTCAATTCTGCTCGACAACATGACGCCGTCCCAGGTAAAAAAAGCGGTCAAGCAAATCCGCGCCACACTACCCAATGTCCCAATCGAAGCCTCAGGCAACATGAATCTCAAGACAGTGCGCGCCTACGCACTGGCAGGCGTGGACTTCGTCTCCGTCGGCGCTCTCACGCACTCCGCCGCCGCTGCTGACCTCAGCATGCGAATCACGGCTGACATCTACTGA
- a CDS encoding ArsR/SmtB family transcription factor, with protein MRRALLEKLRRGPLPVGELARGLPVSRPAVSQHLRVLKKARLVRDEASGTRRYYRLDPNGFALLRSYLDNFWGEALEAFQAKVEEM; from the coding sequence ATGCGGCGGGCCCTGCTGGAGAAGCTTCGACGAGGGCCGCTGCCGGTTGGTGAACTTGCGCGGGGCCTTCCGGTGAGCCGGCCGGCGGTGTCGCAGCACCTGCGGGTGCTGAAGAAGGCCAGGCTGGTGCGTGATGAGGCTTCGGGTACGCGACGGTACTACCGTCTGGATCCGAACGGGTTTGCGTTGTTGCGATCGTATCTCGATAACTTCTGGGGCGAGGCCTTGGAAGCATTTCAAGCGAAGGTAGAGGAGATGTGA
- a CDS encoding SRPBCC family protein, with product MPQRQVSVDEATLVKDSQELEPVRKSLRVRADVAKAFRVFTEEMDSWWPRTHHIGSSPMKRVVVEGRPMGAIYTDQEDGTVCPWGSVLTWEPPHLFVMAWQVRPDWSFEPDLSKCSEVEVRFTPADDGTTLVELEHRYLERHGAGWSKMHEQLNGGWLGVLEKFGAKADEV from the coding sequence ATGCCGCAGAGACAGGTGTCGGTCGATGAAGCGACGTTGGTGAAGGACTCGCAGGAGTTGGAACCAGTGCGTAAGAGTCTTCGCGTGCGGGCCGATGTTGCGAAGGCGTTTCGCGTGTTTACCGAGGAGATGGATAGCTGGTGGCCGAGGACACACCACATTGGCAGCTCGCCGATGAAGCGGGTTGTGGTGGAGGGGAGGCCGATGGGCGCGATCTACACGGATCAGGAGGATGGAACGGTGTGTCCGTGGGGTTCGGTGTTGACTTGGGAGCCGCCGCATCTTTTTGTGATGGCGTGGCAGGTACGTCCGGACTGGAGCTTTGAGCCGGATCTGAGCAAGTGCAGTGAGGTGGAGGTGCGGTTTACGCCCGCGGATGACGGGACGACGCTGGTGGAACTGGAGCATCGTTATCTGGAGCGGCATGGTGCTGGCTGGTCGAAGATGCATGAGCAGTTGAATGGTGGATGGCTGGGTGTGCTGGAGAAGTTTGGCGCGAAGGCGGATGAGGTATGA
- the rlmD gene encoding 23S rRNA (uracil(1939)-C(5))-methyltransferase RlmD, protein MKLQIEKMVYGGAGLAHPTEGEAGAVFVPFTLPGELVEARFIEKKSDHDEASLLNVLTASKDRTDPGCKHFGECGGCHYQHAKYPAQVNIKTAILQDAMEHVGLTALPKIQPHTGEQWGYRNRTRLRVEEIEGTLKVGYNRRGSNQFLAIQECPIIAPLLWRAAAILLRVAADNSTSGRWAQTISEVEFFTTADEKKLQMSVFVQKKSQTGFADFCEHMKEEIPELTGAGSLLASPKSPQRQMQKARPLEDWGAKGLSYQAAHEDYWVGRGSFFQVNRFLVEELIAIVTKGHQGKLAWDLYAGVGLFSKQLAKEFQQIVAVEAAGSDLTNSFRGSGKRAVEATAVEFLRNAVVQRERPELIVIDPPRAGVGPEVCSFLARIAAPEIIYVSCDPITLARDLKMLVDAGYNIVELHFVDLFPQTFHLETVVILRR, encoded by the coding sequence ATGAAGCTACAAATCGAAAAAATGGTGTACGGAGGAGCAGGTCTAGCCCATCCCACCGAGGGCGAGGCGGGCGCAGTCTTCGTGCCGTTCACCCTGCCGGGCGAGCTGGTCGAAGCTCGCTTTATAGAAAAGAAAAGCGACCACGATGAGGCTTCGCTCCTGAACGTACTAACCGCCTCCAAAGATCGCACCGACCCAGGATGCAAACACTTCGGCGAGTGTGGCGGATGTCACTACCAACACGCAAAGTACCCCGCTCAAGTGAACATAAAAACTGCGATCCTGCAAGACGCCATGGAGCATGTTGGGCTAACAGCACTGCCAAAGATACAGCCTCACACCGGCGAACAATGGGGCTACCGAAACCGCACGCGGTTGCGAGTCGAAGAGATCGAAGGCACGCTGAAAGTCGGTTACAACCGCCGCGGCTCCAACCAGTTTCTTGCGATTCAAGAGTGCCCCATCATAGCTCCCCTTCTATGGCGCGCCGCTGCGATTCTGTTGCGCGTCGCAGCAGACAACTCAACTTCCGGACGATGGGCCCAAACCATATCTGAGGTCGAGTTCTTCACCACAGCCGACGAAAAGAAGCTGCAGATGTCTGTCTTCGTCCAAAAAAAGAGTCAAACCGGTTTCGCCGATTTTTGCGAACACATGAAAGAAGAGATACCGGAGTTAACCGGAGCTGGTTCTCTCCTCGCATCGCCCAAAAGCCCACAAAGACAGATGCAGAAAGCGCGTCCCCTCGAAGATTGGGGTGCAAAGGGGCTGAGCTACCAAGCCGCACACGAAGACTACTGGGTCGGCCGCGGCAGTTTCTTTCAGGTAAACCGCTTTCTCGTTGAAGAACTGATCGCGATCGTGACAAAAGGGCATCAGGGCAAACTGGCCTGGGATTTATACGCAGGAGTAGGACTCTTTTCAAAGCAGTTGGCAAAAGAGTTCCAGCAAATCGTGGCCGTCGAAGCTGCCGGAAGCGACCTCACAAACTCATTTCGCGGATCAGGCAAGCGTGCGGTGGAAGCGACAGCGGTTGAATTTCTACGCAACGCAGTCGTGCAGCGAGAGCGACCCGAACTTATAGTGATAGATCCCCCACGCGCAGGCGTAGGACCGGAGGTCTGCTCGTTCCTGGCGCGAATTGCAGCACCTGAAATCATCTACGTCTCCTGCGATCCAATAACGTTAGCCCGCGATCTAAAGATGCTGGTGGACGCTGGCTACAACATCGTCGAACTCCACTTCGTAGACCTGTTTCCTCAGACGTTTCACTTGGAGACGGTAGTAATTTTACGCAGATGA